The following are encoded together in the Thunnus maccoyii chromosome 18, fThuMac1.1, whole genome shotgun sequence genome:
- the LOC121884151 gene encoding retinoic acid-induced protein 1 isoform X3, producing MQSFRERSGGYHSNQPCYQQEPHELSRLETYRQHPHHPHPQHPHPGPGPHPGPGPGHTRPGYEAHSLANPTSMPPAGGPGTGGGPKDCYSQQAYSGYPGNGGGNGSGNGGSAPSQAKKPYRGSKVPPPNHSQHLQGPGGYSNHMGPGNYSAQYMSEGHLQQKWEDPAQLAQYEQEMVGRMEASGTPAPGSSQYMDQNMLGHSQAQCHQPSTPSYTSPHHQPHPPNPAPSPLMYPQSHLHYPQHSPSPSPYMEKCSPMPHCYKGYNMPPNSQYSRQMSSHSNLKQGAYRSTQNSYGYQQPPSRGYEQQPPLQTMTNQEPHPKYQHYSQPQQNYCLSELSVRSPEQYYQTCSPSSSHSPARSVGRSPSYSSTPSPLMTNPESFQYGQPPMTPGAASSSSSSSAGMQDQGSSNTMLMPPRSHPSPNVPHAAPHSYTTTPQVPTMKERFSEKLLSNPSLWSLNALTSQVENISNNVQQLLLSEALVANKKASKRSSGGSNSSTGSGASSKKGEEYKSPSYPDGGGSVGGGPMQDPYSTPQHQPMPMELHEGGYSSSSDEQLERGYYYCGQGRSPAQAPNNTHISLDTASSCSMTSPDDMSTRSGDSGLHNLTPDPIRCQSGQGGDGMSTPVKSIGDERSPTSITIPSPMKQERDSPSNIQHINEPVKENFEESAWTEKSADKEEVTTEKTPDRERDSDTTKSTEKLEKWSDDEKCPALYSKVNKEVTEKNYCYGETVYQGVQSKYDPDARDSVEQSPAALSDSSHKEHFGQEMKSDAFKSESPTASESSVKTLPFISRGDLEQDRYSTEKEDSSENTSPTPQVEALDESNSDKRESRDEGDEEEGEEEEGEEEADEEEEEIQKQQQHCLSPPLSAEVSEELGEGEKVSQSSTEEHMNNRDGPEKPSGDLCSRTESQSAELHTDNEFAGAPAHPNTAAATAAADASARESAIGDTAPQPQSAMPVFSALNDKATPPAQARDHIDHSDAKVLEPDSPQLPGKSILPSAPSWADTPPSPKKGDEDMEPGISCSSAVTPLAKPEPVAPSAQPRAFGRKHARGRRRLMHSGVGIRRQLSLEREGEKEEEGAPLPTQKPCMPASKTVLFSDQMDLAHQESIVSQTPKMLTDGFRSRMCTRSFNAADLPPKVEPHVKRKPGPKPGSKPGPKPGPKPGPKPRPKPGGKPGPKPGPKPGLKPGPKPGPKPGPKPGPKPVPNAPELPLKIETPVKRKPGPKPGSKPGPKLGSKPGPKPGPKLALKPGPKPGPKPGPKPADALPPTDTIPIKAPVGRPKGSISKAKLVQQEETIQPLTVLQSRGRKSVKATVSQINHDVKPVNQEEKQANHEGKAPENEGKNMVLRSRKPSQEKLLKEKEKIIEEDILPSILTHTEIKPSDEEKEEPVTVEQTLTPIPNVVGNIDVPADPPAPLASQVPTEETEEKTLLPLKRKPSPEPSAMPVKKKRGPKPKPKPLPPQPPLLEQVVYTPKEKGVRGPKRKRGPPKKASEVTPPPKHTPSNISETDITSDVPVVPPQCPTKTKVLPPRKGRGQKYEAMVQKITSPSSKKHLPTPQVESNLNDDVTTKALSQHVLKEGEMSMIVNSTEMIEGEVKSTESRQEGGKKHEGAVRKEEVKQDREKHESCYKCQSVGASLSCCWRGCSHKYHYVCAKEIGCTFHEDDFSIKCPRHEDL from the exons ATGCAGTCCTTCCGTGAGCGCAGCGGTGGTTACCACAGCAACCAACCCTGCTACCAGCAGGAGCCCCATGAATTATCCCGCCTGGAGACCTACCGGCAACACCCGCATCATCCCCATCCCCAGCATCCGCATCCAGGCCCTGGTCCACATCCAGGCCCAGGCCCAGGGCACACCAGGCCAGGCTATGAGGCCCATTCTCTGGCAAACCCCACAAGCATGCCTCCAGCTGGAGGACCGGGAACTGGAGGAGGGCCCAAGGACTGTTACAGCCAGCAAGCCTATTCTGGTTACCCAGGCAATGGTGGAGGGAATGGGAGTGGAAATGGGGGCTCAGCACCCTCACAGGCAAAGAAACCCTACAGAGGAAGTAAAGTGCCCCCACCAAACCACAGTCAGCACCTGCAGGGCCCTGGAGGTTATAGTAACCACATGGGCCCTGGGAATTACTCAGCCCAGTATATGAGCGAGGGCCACCTCCAGCAGAAGTGGGAGGACCCAGCCCAGTTAGCACAGTATGAGCAGGAGATGGTGGGGCGTATGGAGGCTAGTGGTACCCCTGCACCTGGCTCCTCACAGTACATGGATCAGAACATGCTGGGCCACTCCCAGGCCCAGTGCCACCAGCCCTCCACCCCTTCCTATACCAGCCCCCACCACCAGCCCCACCCGCCTAACCCTGCCCCCTCTCCTCTCATGTATCCTCAGAGTCACCTGCACTACCCCCAGCATTCACCCTCTCCTTCACCATACATGGAAAAGTGCAGCCCTATGCCCCACTGTTATAAAGGTTACAACATGCCCCCCAATTCCCAGTACAGCAGACAAATGAGCAGCCACAGCAATCTGAAGCAAGGTGCTTACAGGTCGACCCAGAACAGTTACGGCTACCAGCAGCCTCCCTCCAGAGGTTATGAGCAGCAACCCCCTTTACAGACCATGACCAACCAGGAGCCTCACCCTAAATACCAACACTACAGCCAACCCCAACAAAACTACTGTCTCTCAGAGCTGTCCGTCAGATCACCAGAACAGTATTATCAAACTTGTAGCCCCTCCTCAAGCCACTCCCCTGCACGGTCTGTAGGGCGCTCCCCGTCATACAGCTCCACCCCTTCACCACTGATGACTAATCCAGAGTCATTCCAGTATGGTCAACCTCCCATGACCCCTGGGGCAGCCTCCTCTTCGTCATCTTCTTCAGCTGGCATGCAGGACCAAGGCAGTTCCAACACCATGTTGATGCCACCACGCTCACACCCCTCACCCAATGTGCCCCACGCAGCCCCCCACAGCTACACAACCACACCGCAGGTACCCACCATGAAAGAACGCTTCTCAGAGAAGTTGCTGTCAAACCCCAGCTTATGGAGCCTAAATGCCCTCACCTCTCAGGTAGAGAACATCTCCAATAATGTCCAGCAGCTACTGCTTTCAGAGGCCCTGGTGGCCAACAAGAAAGCCAGTAAACGCAGCAGTGGAGGGAGCAACAGCAGTACTGGAAGTGGAGCATCTTCCAAAAAGGGTGAGGAGTACAAAAGTCCTTCTTATCCAGATGGTGGTGGTAGTGTTGGTGGAGGTCCCATGCAGGACCCTTACTCCACCCCGCAGCACCAGCCAATGCCCATGGAACTTCATGAGGGAGGCTACTCCAGCAGCAGCGATGAACAACTGGAGAGGGGCTACTACTACTGTGGCCAGGGCAGGAGTCCAGCACAGGCCcctaacaacacacacatcagcctGGACACAGCCTCTTCATGCTCCATGACATCTCCAGATGATATGTCCACCAGGTCTGGGGACTCAGGTCTTCACAACCTTACCCCTGACCCTATTAGATGTCAGTCAGGGCAAGGAGGAGATGGCATGAGTACTCCAGTGAAGAGCATTGGTGATGAGAGGTCTCCTACAAGCATCACAATCCCCAGTCCTATGAAACAGGAAAGGGACTCCCCTTCAAATATACAGCATATAAATGAACCTGTCAAAGAGAACTTTGAAGAATCAGCCTGGACAGAGAAATCAGCTGACAAAGAGGAggtgacaacagaaaaaactcCTGACCGTGAGAGAGATTCAGACACAACTAAATCTACAGAGAAGTTGGAGAAATGGTCAGATGATGAGAAATGTCCAGCTCTCTACAGCAAAGTAAACAAAGAggtgacagaaaaaaactattGCTATGGAGAGACAGTGTACCAAGGGGTCCAGAGCAAATATGACCCAGATGCAAGAGACTCAGTTGAACAGTCCCCGGCAGCTCTCTCTGACTCCAGCCATAAGGAACACTTTGGCCAAGAGATGAAATCGGACGCATTCAAATCTGAGTCTCCAACTGCTTCTGAGAGCTCAGTGAAAACACTGCCTTTCATTTCTAGGGGTGACCTTGAACAGGATCGATATTCCACGGAGAAGGAGGACAGCTCAGAGAACACCTCTCCAACCCCCCAAGTTGAGGCCTTGGATGAGAGCAACTCagacaagagagagagcagagatgagggtgatgaagaggagggggaggaggaggaaggagaggaggaggctgatgaagaggaagaagaaatacagaaacaacagcaacattgTCTTTCCCCTCCTCTGTCTGCAGAGGTTAGCGAGGAActgggggagggggagaaagtGAGCCAGTCATCGACTGAGGAGCACATGAATAATAGAGATGGGCCAGAGAAGCCTTCTGGAGATCTCTGCAGCAGAACAGAGAGTCAGAGTGCTGAGCTCCATACTGATAATGAGTTTGCAGGAGCACCTGCTCATCCaaatacagcagcagcaacagcagcagcagatgcttCTGCAAGGGAGTCAGCCATTGGTGACACTGCTCCTCAGCCTCAGTCTGCTATGCCAGTCTTCTCAGCTCTCAATGACAAGGCAACACCTCCAGCACAGGCCAGGGATCATATTGATCACAGTGATGCTAAAGTGCTGGAGCCAGACTCTCCTCAGCTGCCAGGGAAGTCAATACTTCCCTCAGCCCCCTCCTGGGCAGACACTCCACCCTCCCCAAAGAAAGGTGATGAGGACATGGAGCCGGGCATCAGCTGCTCCAGTGCTGTGACCCCCTTGGCCAAGCCAGAGCCTGTGGCCCCATCTGCTCAGCCAAGGGCATTTGGACGTAAGCATGCCAGGGGCAGAAGGAGACTCATGCATTCAGGTGTGGGAATCAGGCGACAGCTAAGTTTGGAGAGGGAAGgggaaaaggaagaggaaggagccCCCTTGCCCACACAGAAACCTTGCATGCCTGCAAGCAAAACTGTGCTATTCTCAGATCAAATGGACCTAGCTCATCAGGAATCTATTGTGAGCCAGACTCCCAAAATGCTAACTGATGGTTTTCGTTCGAGAATGTGCACTCGCTCATTCAATGCAGCAGATTTACCACCCAAAGTTGAGCCTCATGTGAAGAGAAAACCAGGCCCAAAACCAGGTTCAAAGCCTGGGCCTAAACCAGGGCCAAAACCTGGACCAAAACCACGGCCAAAACCAGGAGGGAAGCCAGGGCCAAAACCAGGGCCTAAACCAGGCCTAAAGCCTGGGCCAAAGCCTGGGCCAAAACCTGGACCAAAACCAGGACCAAAACCTGTGCCAAATGCACCCGAACTGCCACTGAAAATTGAGACTCCAGTGAAACGAAAACCTGGACCGAAACCAGGTTCAAAGCCAGGTCCAAAACTCGGATCAAAACCTGGACCAAAACCTGGTCCAAAACTAGCTCTAAAGCCAGGTCCAAAACCAGGACCTAAGCCTGGACCCAAGCCTGCAGATGCTTTGCCCCCCACTGACACTATACCCATCAAGGCCCCGGTGGGTCGTCCCAAAGGCTCAATTTCCAAAGCAAAGCTGGTACAACAGGAAGAAACCATTCAACCTTTGACAGTACTGCAAAGCAGGGGCAGGAAGAGTGTAAAAGCTACAGTATCACAAATAAACCACGATGTAAAACCAGTAAAccaggaggaaaaacaagcaaatcatGAGGGAAAAGCACCAGAGAATGAAGGGAAGAACATGGTCTTAAGATCTAGAAAACCGTCACAGGAAAAactgttaaaagaaaaagaaaagataataGAGGAAGATATTCTACCCtcaatactcacacacacagaaattaaaCCTAGTgatgaggaaaaagaggagcCTGTAACTGTGGAACAAACTCTAACTCCAATTCCTAATGTAGTTGGAAACATAGATGTTCCAGCAGACCCACCTGCACCACTTGCCTCACAAGTCCCAactgaagaaactgaagaaaagacATTACTTCCTCTAAAACGAAAACCTAGTCCAGAGCCTTCTGCAATGCcagtaaagaagaagagaggtcCAAAGCCCAAACCAAAACCCTTACCACCTCAACCCCCCCTGCTGGAACAGGTTGTCTATACACCTAAAGAGAAGGGTGTCCGGGGCCCTAAAAGAAAGCGAGGGCCACCCAAGAAGGCGTCTGAGGTCACTCCCCCACCGAAACACACTCCCTCCAACATCAGTGAAACTGACATCACTAGTGATGTGCCTGTAGTGCCTCCTCAATGCCCCACTAAAACAAAAGTTCTCCCACCACGCAAAGGAAGAGGACAGAAATATGAGGCCATGGTGcagaaaattacatctcctAGCTCAAAGAAACACCTCCCAACTCCCCAGGTAGAGAGCAATCTAAATGATGATGTGACAACCAAGGCTTTGTCTCAACATGTCTTAAAGGAAGGTGAGATGTCTATGATCGTAAATAGCACTGAGATGATAGAGGGAGAGGTAAAAAGCACAGAGTCTAGAcaagaaggagggaaaaaacatGAAGGGGCAGTGAGAAAAGAGGAGgtgaaacaagacagagaaaagcatgAG AGCTGCTACAAGTGCCAGAGTGTAGGGGCGtccctcagctgctgttggaGAGGCTGCTCTCATAAATACCACTATGTCTGCGCCAAAGAGATAG GCTGCACATTCCACGAGGATGACTTCTCCATCAAATGTCCCAGACATGAG GATCTGTAA